A single window of Fischerella sp. PCC 9605 DNA harbors:
- a CDS encoding phosphate-starvation-inducible PsiE family protein, which yields MRKRPKSQFLLCDRWFDRHWIVRHMEAFQDLIVIVLCLSLFSVMLLQLRGIFVALTQTLDYKHVTAKILFILILVELFRLLMIYLQEHSIAVGVAVEITIVSVLREVVVHGALDISWIKVASICGLLFVLGALLIVCAKTPHMDCMSANTKFCPIVYLEGNQEQKERDFEHSRHRQEIR from the coding sequence ATGAGGAAGCGCCCCAAAAGCCAATTTTTGTTATGCGATCGCTGGTTTGACCGACATTGGATAGTCCGCCACATGGAGGCCTTCCAAGATTTGATTGTGATTGTCCTGTGTCTGAGTTTGTTCAGCGTCATGCTCTTGCAACTGCGGGGAATCTTTGTCGCCCTTACCCAGACACTGGACTATAAACATGTGACTGCCAAAATCTTATTCATCTTGATTTTGGTGGAACTATTTCGACTGCTCATGATTTACTTGCAAGAACACAGCATTGCTGTCGGTGTAGCAGTTGAAATTACGATTGTATCTGTACTGCGAGAAGTCGTTGTTCACGGAGCACTGGATATTTCTTGGATTAAAGTCGCATCAATTTGTGGCTTATTGTTTGTTTTGGGTGCCTTGCTAATTGTCTGTGCCAAGACACCACATATGGATTGTATGAGCGCAAACACAAAATTTTGCCCGATTGTCTACCTTGAGGGCAATCAAGAACAAAAAGAGCGCGATTTTGAGCATTCACGTCATCGCCAAGAAATTAGGTAA
- a CDS encoding glycosyltransferase family 2 protein, translating into MQFNKKVQKLQRILRRRKTRGLIHFIYQNIAYQLRNKIAYQKWIKRNTLTQQDITSAHQQIVQWQLQPKFSVIMPVYNIEAKLLEKAIESVRKQIYPNWELCIADDASTHPHIRSILTHYSQLDSRIKVVFRTENGHISAASNSALELATGDYIALLDHDDELTIDALFENAKLINQHPEADFIYSDEDKIDNKGKRFSPCFKPDWSPEYFYSCMYTCHLGVYRTSMIHEINGFRSEYNGSQDYDLVLRVVEKTKNIYHIPKILYHWRSISASAASGSQAKPWAYIAGRKALESMLERSPYPGRVEETANPGIYRVRRDIIGHPLVSIIIPSAGTTTKIPSGNLCFLENCIRSIQQLSTYRNFEIIVVDGYDIPKATLEKIVALNVQLVRCAEPFNFSMRINKGAAEAKGQYLLSLNDDTEVITPDWLESMLELAQQPEIGAVGAKLLFPDGRIQHVGIIILEGNPCHAFYGFDSEQSGYFCSNIVNRNYLAVTAACLMMRQEVFQQLGGLDEDFPLNYNDVDLCLKAHQFGYRNIVTPYAQLIHYESASRQKGLRPGEWNKLNDKWKDYFHKLGTDPYYNPNLSLDAPNFEL; encoded by the coding sequence ATGCAATTTAATAAAAAAGTTCAGAAACTACAACGTATATTGCGCAGACGAAAAACGCGAGGATTAATACACTTTATCTACCAAAATATTGCTTATCAACTGAGGAATAAAATAGCATATCAAAAATGGATAAAAAGAAATACATTAACACAACAAGATATCACATCTGCTCATCAGCAAATTGTCCAATGGCAACTCCAGCCTAAGTTTTCAGTAATTATGCCTGTTTACAATATAGAGGCAAAATTGTTAGAAAAAGCCATTGAATCAGTTCGCAAGCAAATCTACCCAAATTGGGAACTTTGCATTGCTGATGACGCTTCTACCCATCCCCATATTCGCTCTATATTGACTCACTATAGTCAACTTGATTCACGTATCAAAGTTGTATTCAGAACAGAGAACGGTCATATTTCTGCTGCTAGTAACTCTGCATTAGAATTAGCAACAGGAGACTATATTGCACTTTTAGACCATGATGATGAATTAACAATAGATGCTTTATTTGAAAATGCTAAGTTAATCAACCAGCACCCAGAAGCAGATTTTATTTATAGCGATGAAGACAAAATAGATAATAAAGGAAAGCGATTTTCTCCCTGCTTTAAACCAGACTGGTCTCCAGAGTATTTCTATTCTTGCATGTACACCTGCCACTTAGGCGTTTATCGTACTAGCATGATTCATGAAATAAATGGTTTCCGCAGCGAATATAATGGCTCACAAGATTATGATTTGGTATTGCGAGTTGTAGAGAAAACAAAAAACATCTACCATATTCCAAAGATTCTCTATCACTGGCGCAGCATATCCGCCTCTGCTGCATCTGGCTCACAAGCAAAACCTTGGGCGTATATTGCTGGTAGAAAAGCTCTAGAATCAATGTTAGAGCGCAGTCCGTATCCAGGGCGTGTGGAAGAAACAGCAAATCCAGGTATTTACAGAGTTCGGCGCGATATTATTGGGCATCCTCTTGTTAGCATAATCATCCCTAGTGCTGGCACAACTACTAAAATTCCTTCTGGTAATCTTTGTTTTTTAGAAAATTGCATCCGCAGCATTCAGCAGTTGAGTACCTATCGTAATTTTGAAATTATTGTGGTGGATGGTTATGACATTCCAAAAGCAACTTTAGAGAAAATAGTCGCTTTAAATGTGCAATTAGTACGTTGCGCTGAACCTTTTAACTTTTCGATGCGGATAAATAAAGGCGCAGCGGAAGCGAAAGGACAATACCTGCTGTCGTTAAATGATGATACAGAAGTAATTACTCCTGATTGGCTGGAATCAATGTTAGAACTTGCACAACAACCAGAAATTGGTGCAGTGGGAGCAAAACTTTTATTTCCTGATGGCAGAATACAGCATGTAGGGATAATAATTCTTGAAGGTAATCCTTGTCATGCTTTCTATGGTTTTGATAGCGAACAATCAGGTTATTTTTGTTCAAATATTGTCAATAGAAACTATTTAGCCGTAACTGCTGCTTGTTTAATGATGCGACAAGAGGTGTTTCAGCAGTTAGGAGGACTTGATGAGGACTTTCCTTTAAACTACAACGATGTCGATTTATGTTTAAAAGCGCATCAATTTGGATATCGCAATATAGTCACGCCTTATGCTCAACTTATCCATTATGAATCAGCTAGTAGGCAAAAAGGTTTAAGACCGGGAGAGTGGAATAAATTAAATGATAAATGGAAAGATTACTTTCATAAATTAGGAACAGATCCTTACTATAATCCAAATCTATCTTTGGATGCTCCTAACTTTGAATTATAG
- a CDS encoding glycosyltransferase, whose protein sequence is MDSKPEIANNTVSDNFGVNISGYVNSEFGLGEGVRGTIRAVEAAGIPFVINNCTFNTMHRKMDSSYTDFSDDNPYPINIIQVNVDMINAFISYTSPEYFKDKYNIGFWAWELPEFPKEWLSAFNLFHEIWTPSSYCVEAIAPVSPIPVLKVMHSISLPKPSVSKQALGLPDNKFIFLFIFDFCSVFERKNPAAVIEAFKRAFGKENENVLLVIKFSNAKYFPDKLQQFEVLVEGFKNIKLIDCYLLKDELNALIYNCDCYLSLHRSEGFGLTMAEAMFYGKPVIATAYSANTEFMNLSNSFLVKYSLVSLTEDYGPYKKGNLWAEPDIEHAACLMQYVFNNPEEAKQVGIKADQHIKSVLSPKVIGEKMRRRLGYVRQINNIYSDIYQCHAELQYKNAEIQRLQTLVNAMESSKFWQLRSKMLKIKEKLLFKKHY, encoded by the coding sequence ATGGACTCAAAACCTGAAATTGCCAACAACACCGTTAGCGATAATTTTGGTGTGAATATTTCAGGTTATGTTAACAGTGAATTTGGGCTTGGTGAAGGAGTCCGAGGAACTATTAGAGCTGTTGAAGCGGCTGGCATTCCTTTTGTTATTAATAACTGTACTTTTAACACAATGCATAGGAAGATGGATTCTTCCTACACAGATTTTTCTGATGATAATCCTTATCCAATAAATATTATTCAGGTAAATGTGGATATGATTAATGCTTTTATCAGTTACACTAGTCCTGAATATTTTAAAGACAAGTATAATATTGGATTTTGGGCGTGGGAATTACCAGAATTTCCCAAAGAATGGTTGTCTGCGTTTAATCTTTTTCATGAAATCTGGACTCCAAGTAGTTATTGTGTAGAAGCGATCGCACCTGTATCTCCTATACCAGTGCTAAAGGTTATGCACAGTATTTCTCTTCCCAAACCCTCAGTTAGTAAACAAGCGCTAGGATTACCAGATAATAAATTTATTTTTCTGTTTATATTTGATTTTTGCAGTGTATTTGAACGCAAAAATCCGGCGGCTGTTATTGAAGCATTTAAACGGGCTTTTGGTAAAGAAAATGAAAACGTCTTGCTAGTAATTAAGTTTTCAAACGCTAAATACTTTCCAGATAAACTCCAGCAATTTGAAGTTTTAGTAGAAGGTTTTAAAAATATCAAATTAATTGATTGCTATCTACTTAAAGATGAACTAAATGCACTCATTTACAATTGTGATTGCTACTTATCTTTGCATCGCTCTGAGGGTTTTGGACTGACGATGGCAGAAGCCATGTTCTATGGAAAACCAGTCATAGCAACTGCCTATTCAGCCAATACCGAATTTATGAATCTTAGTAATAGTTTTCTTGTTAAGTACTCTTTAGTGTCTCTAACAGAGGATTACGGGCCTTACAAAAAAGGGAATCTGTGGGCAGAACCAGACATTGAACATGCTGCATGTTTAATGCAGTACGTATTTAATAATCCTGAAGAAGCAAAACAAGTGGGTATAAAAGCAGATCAGCATATTAAGTCTGTATTAAGCCCAAAAGTAATTGGAGAAAAGATGCGAAGAAGATTGGGGTATGTAAGGCAGATAAACAATATTTATTCAGATATTTATCAGTGTCATGCAGAATTACAATATAAAAATGCAGAGATTCAACGATTACAAACTTTAGTTAATGCTATGGAAAGTAGTAAATTTTGGCAGTTAAGAAGTAAAATGCTGAAGATAAAAGAAAAACTCCTATTTAAGAAGCATTATTAA
- a CDS encoding GDP-mannose 4,6-dehydratase, with translation MAKRALITGLTGQDGSYLAEILAEKDYQVFGLVRRSSTSNLERISHLFNQIHIVSGDLLDQSSLMDVVTECQPDEIYNLASQSYVPLSWTQPALTAEYTALGVSRLLEAIRRCKPDARFYQASSSEVFGQPDESPQTERTAFRPRNPYGVAKAYAHWMTVNYRQKYNLFGCCGITYTHESPRRGTEFVFRKVTHTAAMIKLGLAKELKLGNLDARRDWCYAKDAVYAMWLMLQQTKADDYIIASGETHSVRELVECAFEYVGLNWEDYVSVDPAFYRPDEPVQLAGCIYKIKAELGWKPQCSFEQMVQLMVDHDLKELSDK, from the coding sequence ATGGCAAAAAGAGCTCTCATCACCGGATTAACTGGACAAGACGGTTCCTACCTCGCTGAAATCCTTGCAGAAAAAGACTATCAAGTATTTGGCTTAGTTCGCCGTTCCAGCACCAGCAATCTAGAACGCATCAGTCACCTTTTTAACCAGATCCATATTGTATCTGGTGACTTGTTAGATCAGTCTTCGCTGATGGATGTGGTGACTGAGTGCCAACCAGATGAAATATACAATCTTGCATCTCAAAGCTATGTTCCCCTGTCTTGGACACAACCAGCACTTACTGCTGAATACACTGCTTTGGGAGTGTCGCGGCTTCTAGAAGCGATTCGACGCTGTAAACCTGATGCTAGATTTTACCAAGCTTCTAGTAGTGAAGTGTTTGGTCAACCCGATGAATCACCCCAAACCGAACGTACTGCTTTTCGTCCGCGTAATCCTTATGGTGTTGCTAAAGCTTACGCTCATTGGATGACAGTCAATTATCGCCAAAAATATAATCTTTTTGGTTGCTGTGGTATCACCTACACCCATGAATCTCCCCGTCGCGGTACAGAGTTTGTATTTCGCAAAGTTACTCACACTGCGGCAATGATTAAACTGGGATTAGCCAAGGAATTAAAACTTGGTAATTTAGATGCACGGCGTGATTGGTGCTATGCCAAAGATGCGGTATATGCTATGTGGTTGATGTTACAGCAAACTAAAGCAGATGACTATATCATAGCCAGTGGTGAAACTCATTCGGTGCGAGAACTGGTAGAATGTGCCTTTGAGTATGTGGGTTTGAACTGGGAAGATTATGTATCTGTTGACCCTGCATTCTACCGTCCAGATGAACCAGTACAATTGGCAGGTTGCATTTACAAGATTAAAGCGGAACTGGGTTGGAAACCACAGTGCTCCTTTGAACAGATGGTGCAGCTAATGGTCGATCATGATTTGAAGGAATTGAGCGACAAGTAA
- a CDS encoding FkbM family methyltransferase, with the protein MRNYVDKPFNGVADIEDVISAYRLILGRNPEYAGFKDYEKLIKNGISLDELFSSFINSAEYQQKIEDDEKVLAIDCGGYYVCVKKSEQDFGRQIVNNKTWEPHVVNVLSNLLKEGDTFVDIGANVGMMTFAGAKAVGTSGKVIAVEPNPDNLQLLYAGIVKNKFKNVCVMPFAASNRVDIFSLDGGTSNTYLIAPENGKNYLQSVILDDLLKDLTSINVVKM; encoded by the coding sequence ATGAGAAATTACGTTGATAAACCGTTTAACGGTGTTGCTGATATTGAAGATGTCATTTCAGCCTATAGATTAATTCTCGGCAGAAACCCAGAATATGCCGGATTTAAAGACTACGAAAAACTAATTAAAAACGGTATTTCACTAGATGAATTATTCTCATCATTTATTAATTCCGCAGAATATCAACAGAAAATTGAAGATGATGAAAAAGTACTTGCTATTGATTGTGGAGGGTATTACGTTTGTGTTAAAAAAAGTGAACAAGATTTTGGTCGTCAAATTGTAAATAATAAGACATGGGAGCCGCACGTAGTTAACGTGCTATCAAATCTACTAAAGGAAGGAGATACATTTGTTGATATAGGTGCAAATGTAGGTATGATGACTTTTGCAGGAGCAAAAGCGGTAGGAACCTCTGGAAAAGTCATAGCTGTGGAACCAAACCCTGATAATTTGCAATTATTATATGCGGGTATTGTAAAAAATAAGTTTAAAAATGTGTGTGTCATGCCATTTGCAGCGTCAAATAGGGTGGATATTTTTTCACTGGATGGTGGAACATCTAATACTTATTTAATTGCACCAGAGAATGGTAAGAACTATCTTCAGTCGGTTATACTTGATGACCTGCTAAAAGATCTTACTTCCATTAATGTAGTAAAAATGTAG
- a CDS encoding glycosyltransferase family 4 protein yields MSQYWDTEILTTCAIDYLTWQNYYSPGITEVAGVKVRRFSVEKPRDIKAFNHLSEKISPRFKSASIEEQEEWMQAQGPVSHELTVHIKQHHHEYDAFIFFTYLYATTYFLLPLVADKAYLAPLAHDEWPIYMSMWDTLFEKARGFIFNTVEERNFLKVRFPKINLEGPVVGVAVDSPKALSAENFRQIYKIDDPFLLYVGRIDPCKGCDELFSYFIELRKQNSTSRKLVLLGKPTMPIPKHPDIIALGFVDDQTKWDALAACDLLVMPSPFESLSMVLLEAWAVGKPVLVSDKCDVLVGQCRRAQGGLWYTCKEEFQVAIEMMNEHIRYQLGLQGKKFVETNYVWSKIEEKYLSLLNK; encoded by the coding sequence ATGTCTCAATATTGGGATACGGAAATACTTACAACCTGTGCAATAGATTATCTAACTTGGCAAAATTACTATTCCCCAGGAATAACAGAAGTTGCAGGTGTTAAGGTGCGGCGTTTTTCGGTAGAGAAGCCACGAGATATAAAAGCATTCAATCATCTATCTGAAAAGATTTCTCCTCGTTTTAAATCAGCTTCTATAGAAGAACAAGAAGAATGGATGCAGGCTCAGGGACCAGTTTCTCATGAACTCACAGTTCATATAAAACAGCATCATCATGAATATGATGCTTTTATTTTCTTTACTTATTTATATGCGACAACGTATTTCCTTTTGCCATTAGTAGCAGACAAAGCTTATTTAGCTCCTCTAGCTCATGACGAATGGCCTATTTATATGAGTATGTGGGATACGTTGTTTGAAAAAGCGCGTGGATTTATCTTTAATACGGTAGAAGAAAGGAATTTTTTGAAAGTACGTTTTCCTAAGATAAATCTAGAGGGGCCTGTTGTTGGTGTAGCTGTAGATTCGCCAAAAGCCTTGAGTGCAGAAAATTTTAGGCAGATATACAAAATTGATGACCCTTTTTTACTATATGTTGGCAGGATTGATCCGTGCAAAGGCTGTGATGAGCTTTTTAGCTACTTTATTGAGTTAAGAAAACAGAATTCTACCTCCAGAAAATTGGTTTTGCTGGGTAAGCCAACAATGCCAATTCCCAAGCATCCAGATATTATTGCATTGGGTTTTGTGGACGATCAAACTAAGTGGGATGCTTTAGCAGCTTGTGATTTATTGGTAATGCCTTCACCATTTGAAAGTCTTTCTATGGTGTTGTTAGAAGCTTGGGCAGTAGGTAAGCCTGTATTGGTTAGTGACAAATGTGATGTCTTGGTAGGGCAGTGTCGTCGCGCACAGGGCGGACTTTGGTATACCTGCAAAGAAGAGTTTCAGGTAGCTATAGAGATGATGAATGAACACATTAGATATCAGTTGGGTTTGCAGGGAAAGAAGTTTGTAGAGACAAATTATGTGTGGTCGAAGATAGAGGAAAAATATTTAAGTTTATTGAATAAGTAA
- a CDS encoding FkbM family methyltransferase, with the protein MFKKLWDSAIQLLNNIQINKNILNFDKPFNSQATIDDVVYAYRLILKRFPDNEGFQHYKKHIEAGMTLDKLITGFLQSTEYKKKLETEEEITAVDIGGKFIYARLSDQDVGGEIIKNRQHEPHITRILSSLLNEGNTFVDIGANIGYFTVLGASVVGDKGKVIAIEPNPDNIQLIFASIVKNRFRNIDVLPYAASDCESIFEMVIGSSNGHLVNTKNPTEYSVFTQSIILDEQLARYQNINVVKIDVEGHELKAIRGFKKILKKLLPTIITEFHPKALREFGGNEPEEYLSELFGLYNSVSIILSDDNIKKAWDYKEIMEYWIDINEVNQTGDMMHLDLIASVD; encoded by the coding sequence ATGTTTAAGAAGTTATGGGATAGTGCTATACAGCTATTGAACAATATACAAATAAACAAAAATATTTTGAACTTTGATAAACCATTCAATTCCCAAGCAACAATTGATGATGTTGTTTATGCATACAGACTGATTTTGAAAAGGTTTCCAGATAATGAGGGGTTTCAACATTACAAAAAACATATAGAAGCTGGAATGACGCTTGATAAGCTCATAACTGGATTTTTACAGTCAACTGAATATAAAAAAAAATTAGAAACTGAAGAAGAAATTACAGCAGTCGATATTGGGGGAAAGTTTATATATGCTCGATTATCAGATCAAGATGTTGGAGGTGAAATCATCAAAAATAGACAACATGAACCACATATTACAAGGATTTTATCTAGTCTATTAAATGAGGGAAATACATTTGTTGATATTGGGGCAAATATAGGTTACTTTACAGTCTTGGGCGCATCTGTTGTTGGGGATAAAGGAAAAGTAATTGCAATAGAACCAAATCCTGATAACATCCAATTGATTTTTGCGAGTATTGTAAAAAATAGATTTAGAAATATTGATGTACTTCCATATGCTGCATCTGATTGTGAATCCATATTTGAAATGGTAATTGGAAGCTCTAACGGACATCTTGTAAACACTAAAAATCCTACAGAATACAGTGTTTTTACGCAATCTATTATTTTGGATGAGCAGCTTGCAAGATATCAGAATATTAATGTTGTAAAAATAGATGTTGAGGGGCATGAACTTAAAGCAATTAGAGGTTTTAAAAAAATATTAAAGAAATTGTTACCTACTATCATTACTGAATTTCACCCTAAAGCATTAAGAGAGTTTGGGGGAAATGAGCCTGAGGAATATCTATCTGAATTGTTTGGATTGTATAATTCAGTATCCATAATTTTAAGTGATGACAATATAAAGAAAGCTTGGGATTATAAGGAGATTATGGAATATTGGATTGATATTAATGAAGTTAATCAAACAGGAGATATGATGCACTTAGATTTAATCGCATCAGTAGATTAA
- a CDS encoding glycosyltransferase family 4 protein, with translation MSNIAILSPCITSGDAVSNDVIHMYETLVKHGYRTQIFAANWGISKPAIKHVNEIQSFLSKKSDILIYQYSVGWNEGLNLLQNLQCKKVVRYHNVTPPEFFEGINADYVISCRSGREQLKSIANSNCDLYLCASDYNAQELLSQGVPKTKALVLSPFHRIERLQHIEADLNVIDKYKDGKINILMVGRLAPNKGHIALINAFSIYHNSYNKDSRLLIVGKQDERLKKYSAILYQQVKSLGLQEAVVFTGGVSEAALKAYYLVSQIFLITSEHEGFCVPLVESMAMKLSIIAYGSSAIPSTVGKVGLVWDKPDPYLLAASIDYLARNESTRASLGEMGWCRYQENFTNEIIEAKFIDALKKLQ, from the coding sequence ATGAGCAATATTGCTATTTTAAGCCCATGTATTACCAGCGGTGATGCAGTCAGTAATGATGTCATACATATGTATGAGACTCTAGTAAAACATGGGTACAGAACCCAGATTTTTGCAGCAAATTGGGGTATTTCCAAACCAGCGATTAAACATGTAAATGAAATTCAAAGTTTTCTTTCTAAAAAATCTGATATTTTAATTTATCAATATTCTGTAGGGTGGAATGAAGGTCTTAACCTCCTCCAGAATCTTCAGTGTAAAAAAGTTGTTAGATACCATAACGTTACCCCACCAGAATTTTTTGAAGGTATCAATGCAGATTATGTTATTTCCTGTCGTTCTGGAAGAGAGCAACTCAAATCTATAGCCAATAGCAATTGCGATCTGTATTTATGTGCTTCTGACTACAATGCACAAGAACTATTATCTCAAGGAGTCCCGAAAACAAAAGCTTTAGTCTTGTCACCATTTCATCGTATAGAACGTTTGCAACATATTGAGGCAGACCTCAATGTTATAGATAAGTACAAAGATGGAAAAATTAATATTTTAATGGTAGGTCGCCTTGCTCCCAACAAGGGACATATAGCTTTAATTAATGCTTTTAGTATATATCACAATAGTTATAACAAAGATAGTCGTTTATTAATAGTTGGAAAACAAGATGAACGATTAAAAAAATATAGCGCAATACTTTATCAACAGGTTAAATCTTTAGGATTACAAGAAGCAGTAGTATTTACTGGAGGAGTTTCTGAAGCAGCACTGAAAGCTTATTATCTTGTTTCTCAGATTTTTTTAATTACCAGTGAACATGAAGGATTTTGTGTACCACTGGTTGAATCTATGGCAATGAAATTGTCCATTATAGCTTACGGCTCATCAGCTATTCCCTCTACTGTAGGAAAAGTGGGGTTGGTATGGGACAAGCCAGACCCATATTTGTTGGCTGCATCAATAGACTATCTAGCTAGAAACGAATCGACTCGCGCTTCTTTAGGTGAAATGGGTTGGTGTCGATATCAAGAAAATTTTACAAACGAAATAATTGAAGCGAAATTTATAGATGCTTTAAAAAAGCTGCAATGA
- a CDS encoding class I SAM-dependent methyltransferase, which yields MIDENKLEINVDELMEKIREEAARRKNQSQAPIFSQTNIALSQINIEPDIEVSAMNLSINHIEALLVNAESRAIVRTKWPDNLNQFPFNLSKGIQKVALKILNFIFKDQREVNFNVINALKRSTLLNQQLIEQITILRSHLDEHVHSVSTRLQAMDERLNAVDARLQTLDERLHIVNSSIQDIDSYFNKIDTHTNSSITDVQERLDATDTRIKGLDERLIAMNTCIQSLNEHYIKNDSYLKNDLMQQKRLIATFLEEARQRLPESFNQQQLQTFINEDQHSLDAFYAAFEDQFRGSREDILNKLKFYLPFIEEAKVGTTEFPILDVGCGRGEWLELLRESGYTAWGLDINRIMLEQCRARGLEVIESDVIAYLQSLPDGSLGAVTGFHIIEHLPFEKLIQLFDETVRVLKPSGLVIYETPNSQNVQVGSHLFYIDPTHRNPLPSIMVKFVAEIRGLCNVKVINLNPFSKEFKLIGSEVAEQFSDYFYGPQDYAIIGYKL from the coding sequence ATGATTGATGAAAACAAACTTGAAATTAATGTTGATGAATTAATGGAAAAAATTCGGGAGGAAGCAGCAAGGCGGAAGAACCAATCTCAGGCACCCATTTTTTCCCAAACCAATATTGCCCTTTCCCAAATCAATATTGAACCTGATATTGAAGTATCAGCAATGAATTTGTCGATCAACCATATTGAGGCTTTACTTGTAAATGCAGAATCTAGAGCAATTGTCCGTACAAAGTGGCCTGATAATTTGAATCAGTTTCCTTTTAATCTAAGTAAAGGAATACAAAAAGTAGCACTCAAAATATTAAATTTTATATTTAAAGACCAACGAGAAGTAAACTTTAATGTCATTAATGCTTTAAAAAGGTCTACCTTGCTGAATCAGCAGTTAATTGAACAAATAACAATTTTGCGATCGCATCTGGATGAGCACGTGCATAGTGTAAGTACTCGTTTACAAGCGATGGATGAACGTCTGAATGCTGTAGATGCTCGTTTGCAAACATTAGATGAGCGCTTGCATATTGTAAATAGCAGCATTCAAGACATTGATAGTTACTTTAATAAGATTGATACTCACACAAATAGTTCGATAACTGATGTACAAGAGCGCTTGGATGCTACAGATACTCGCATCAAAGGACTCGATGAGCGACTGATTGCTATGAATACTTGCATTCAAAGTCTAAATGAGCATTACATCAAAAATGATAGTTACCTCAAAAATGACCTCATGCAACAGAAACGTCTGATCGCAACGTTTCTGGAGGAGGCACGGCAACGTTTACCAGAATCATTTAATCAACAGCAGCTACAAACATTTATTAATGAAGATCAACATTCTCTGGATGCTTTCTACGCTGCATTTGAAGACCAATTTCGCGGTAGTCGTGAGGATATCCTCAACAAATTGAAATTTTACTTGCCCTTTATCGAAGAAGCAAAGGTTGGTACAACCGAATTTCCGATTTTAGATGTAGGTTGTGGGCGTGGTGAATGGCTAGAATTGCTGCGAGAGTCTGGTTATACGGCATGGGGTCTAGATATTAACAGAATCATGTTGGAGCAATGCCGAGCCAGAGGACTAGAGGTGATTGAATCAGATGTAATTGCTTATTTACAATCTTTACCTGATGGCAGCTTAGGTGCAGTAACTGGATTTCATATTATTGAGCATCTACCTTTTGAAAAGCTAATCCAGTTATTTGATGAGACCGTGCGGGTACTTAAGCCTAGTGGATTAGTAATTTATGAAACCCCAAATTCACAAAATGTCCAAGTAGGAAGTCATTTATTTTATATAGATCCCACCCATCGCAATCCCCTACCAAGCATCATGGTTAAGTTTGTCGCTGAAATCAGAGGTTTGTGCAATGTCAAGGTCATAAACCTTAATCCTTTTTCTAAAGAATTTAAACTGATTGGCTCTGAAGTTGCTGAACAGTTTAGCGATTATTTCTATGGCCCACAAGATTACGCCATCATAGGATATAAGCTATGA